The genomic region TAGGATATATACAGATGAAAAGATTAGATGAGATTCTTGATAAAAGAGAAAAAGTAGCAAATAATTATTATGAACTGTTTAAAGATGAAGAAAGAATAATTTTACCAAAGATTGAACAATACACAACAAGAATGAGTTGGTTTGTTTTTGTGATTAGACTTTCATTAGATTGGATAGCAAAATTTACAGATATTCCAGAATATGTAAGAAAAATAGATCTTCCGTTATATATGAAAAATAGAGAACAATGGAAAGAATTATTAAAAAATATTAAAGGAATAACGTATAAAGTAATTGAAAAATTAAATAAAAAAGGCGTTCAATCAAAAAATTATTTCTCACCTATCCATTTGCAGAAATTTTATAGAGATTTATATGGCTATGAAGAAGGAGATTATCCTATTACGGAGCTGATTTCTTCTTTAACCATTGCAATACCATTTTACACAGATTTGACTATAGAAGAACAAAAATATGTTGTAGATACAGTTAAAGCTATTTTAGATGAATTTGAAAAAAAGTAAGGTGACACTATGAAAAGAAAAATTGAATTAATTATTGTAGATTATTTATTATTTTTTATGAGCTATTATATAGCTCTATTTTTTAGGTTTCAAACTGATTTTGCTGAAATGCAAAAATATATTTTACCGGTTATTATTTTTCCAGTTGTAATGGTTATAGTGATGTATTATAATAAAATATATGATCACATATGGCGTTTTGCAACATTAAAAGAAATAAAACCGATAATATATTCTTCATTCATAGGATATATGTTTAATTTTTTGATTATTGAGGGTATAAGAAGAGTATGGATTCATAACCTTGCTATTCCAATATCAGTTGGTTTTATGACAGCTCTCTTGGGTGCAATACTGATTATTTTTAGCAGAGTATGGTGGTTTTCCAGAAATAAAAATGTAATTGATAAAGTTTCTGATAATAAAAAAATATTAATAATTGGTGCAGGAGATGCAGGGGTTGAATTATTGGATGAATTTTTAAAACATCCGTCTTTTGGTAAAGTGATAGGTTTTTTAGATGATGATGAGTCTAAGATAGGAAGAAAAATAAGAAATATAAAAATTTTGGGTAAAACTTCTGAAGTGATGACATATGTAGAGAAGTATAGTGTAAATGAAGTTATTATAGCAATACCTTCTGCTACTTCAGAACAGCTTAGAAGGATAATTGATAATATTGATACAAAAAAGGTGAGATTGAAGACATTACCAGGAATATTTGAAATATTAAATAATAAAGTTTCTTTAGGTTTTTTAAGGGATGTAAATATAGAAGATTTACTTGGAAGGAAAGAAGTAAAAGTTAATTTTGATGAAATAGGTTATTATGTTACAAATAAAAAGGTATTAGTAACCGGGGCAGGTGGAAGCATAGGTTCTGAAATTTGTAGACAGGTTGCAGCATTAAAACCAGAAAAATTATTTATTTTGGGTCGTGGAGAAAATAGCATTTTTAATATAAATAAAGAACTGAAAGAAAAGTTTCCTGATTTAAAAGTGGTAGAAATTATAGGAGATGTAACTAATATTAATAGAATAAAATATATCTTCAAAAGATTTACTCCTGATGTGGTTTTTCATGCTGCGGCACATAAACATGTACCTTTAATGGAAAAAAATCCATCAGAAGCATTTAGGGTAAATGCATATGGAACGTATATACTCGCAAAAAAATCGATTGAACATGGTGTAAAACATTTTATTTATATATCAACAGATAAAGCAATAAATCCTACTTCTATAATGGGAACTTCAAAAAGGTTTGGAGAAATAATAATTAGATCATTAGCTCAGAATTCAAAAACAAAATTTGCTATCGTTAGATTTGGAAATGTTCTTGGAAGTAGAGGAAGCGTTATTCCAATATTTAGAGAACAAATAAAGAATGGAGGCCCTGTTACGGTTACAGATCCAAAAATGAAAAGATATTTTATGACTATACCTGAGGCAGTTGCTTTGGTATTACAAGCGGGTTCTTTTGCTAATAAAGGTGAAGTTTTTGTTTTAAATATGGGAGAGCCTGTATCAATTGATAAATTAGCTCGAGAGATGATCAGACTATCAGGATATATACCAGATCAGGATATAAAAGTGGTATATACTGGCGTTAGGCCAGGAGAAAAACTTTATGAAGAGTTATTTTTAGATTCGGAGGAATTTGTTAAAACGGAAAATGACAGAATATTTATTCTTAAAGAGAACAATGTTTTAAGTAAAAATGAATTAGAAAAACTAATAAATAGTATTGTTTTATCTTTTGAAGAAAATGATTATGATATTATGAATCAATTGATAAGAAAGTATATACCAGAATCAACATCAGGAATAAAAAGAGATATAGCTTATTAAGAGGTGAATTATGAAATATATTCCATATATAGTAGT from Marinitoga aeolica harbors:
- a CDS encoding polysaccharide biosynthesis protein, encoding MKRKIELIIVDYLLFFMSYYIALFFRFQTDFAEMQKYILPVIIFPVVMVIVMYYNKIYDHIWRFATLKEIKPIIYSSFIGYMFNFLIIEGIRRVWIHNLAIPISVGFMTALLGAILIIFSRVWWFSRNKNVIDKVSDNKKILIIGAGDAGVELLDEFLKHPSFGKVIGFLDDDESKIGRKIRNIKILGKTSEVMTYVEKYSVNEVIIAIPSATSEQLRRIIDNIDTKKVRLKTLPGIFEILNNKVSLGFLRDVNIEDLLGRKEVKVNFDEIGYYVTNKKVLVTGAGGSIGSEICRQVAALKPEKLFILGRGENSIFNINKELKEKFPDLKVVEIIGDVTNINRIKYIFKRFTPDVVFHAAAHKHVPLMEKNPSEAFRVNAYGTYILAKKSIEHGVKHFIYISTDKAINPTSIMGTSKRFGEIIIRSLAQNSKTKFAIVRFGNVLGSRGSVIPIFREQIKNGGPVTVTDPKMKRYFMTIPEAVALVLQAGSFANKGEVFVLNMGEPVSIDKLAREMIRLSGYIPDQDIKVVYTGVRPGEKLYEELFLDSEEFVKTENDRIFILKENNVLSKNELEKLINSIVLSFEENDYDIMNQLIRKYIPESTSGIKRDIAY